One window from the genome of Anomalospiza imberbis isolate Cuckoo-Finch-1a 21T00152 chromosome 13, ASM3175350v1, whole genome shotgun sequence encodes:
- the TMED3 gene encoding transmembrane emp24 domain-containing protein 3: MPSALRTLCLAALLGALGAGGTELTLELPDSAQRCFHQELESGVKFTLDYQVISGGHYDVDCYVEDPNGKTIYQETKKQYDSFSHHTEVKGVYTFCFSNEFSTFSHKIVYFDFQVGDEPPILPDMNNRVTALTQLESACVTIHEMLKAVIDSQTHYRLREAQDRSRAEELNGRVSYWSVGETLILFVVSIGQVMLLKSFFTEKRPSSGRAGT; the protein is encoded by the exons ATGCCGAGCGCGCTGCGGACGCTGTGCCTGGCCGCGCTGCTGGGCGCGCTGGGGGCCGGCGGCACGGAGCTGACGCTGGAGCTGCCCGACAGCGCCCAGCGCTGCTTCCACCAAGAGCTGGAGAGCGGCGTCAAGTTCACCCTCGACTATCAG GTGATCAGCGGAGGGCACTACGATGTGGACTGCTATGTGGAGGACCCCAACGGCAAGACCATCTACCAGGAGACCAAGAAGCAGTACGACAGCTTCTCGCACCACACCGAGGTCAAGGGTGTCTACACCTTCTGCTTCAGCAACGAGTTCTCCACCTTCTCCCACAAAATTGTCTACTTCGACTTCCAGGTGGGCGACGAGCCGCCCATCCTGCCCGACATGAACAACCGCGTCACTGCCCTGACACAG CTGGAATCTGCCTGTGTCACCATCCACGAGATGCTGAAGGCGGTGATCGACTCCCAGACGCACTACCGGCTGCGGGAGGCGCAGGACCggagcagagctgaggagcTCAACGGGCGCGTCTCTTACTGGTCAGTGGGGGAAACCCTCATCCTCTTCGTGGTCAGCATCGGGCAGGTGATGCTGCTCAAGAGCTTCTTCACTGAGAAGAGACCCAGCAGCGGCAGAGCTGGCACCTAg
- the ANKRD34C gene encoding ankyrin repeat domain-containing protein 34C — MDEVTELELGGNSLLKAVWLGRLRLTRLLLEGGAYINESNDKGETALMVACITTHVDQQSIHKAKMVKYLLDNRADPNIQDKSGKTALMHACIRGAGGDVVSLLLESGADPSLEDHSGASALVHAINAEDKAVLQHLLNACRAKGKEVIIITMDTSASGTKTAKQYLNVAPALEFKEKAPLEESTAPSSAHLKTPISAPSPVEKESKNLTPHPSHTGDTEPPSPGQRAGTARRAHLPRLKRLRSEPWGLVAPSVLAASSHRDDTRVCADSEVITGIGDLSLSKKPSLTRSSSSKGRDPSLFPPVDEQALGPLAWKATHEKSPGTHPCLSRSITVPEELESTGTATSSAAGMDTPPWWRPGTEHNGDSQVTEAGKGPSERRRLSASQLALLDGVCDSPSGSTSTSPSTGRRRPPGLLERRGSGTLLLDHISHTRPGCLPPLNVNPNPPIPDIGSSKAPSPLAAGLKPLVPLTPSSPRRGDLRAHRKLLRRHSMQAEQMRHLSDFEEVVAQ; from the coding sequence ATGGATGAAGTGacggagctggagctggggggcAACTCCCTCCTGAAGGCCGTGTGGCTTGGCCGGCTGCGGCTGACCCggctgctgctggaaggggGGGCTTACATCAACGAGAGCAACGACAAGGGGGAGACCGCGCTGATGGTGGCCTGCATCACCACGCATGTCGACCAGCAGAGCATCCACAAGGCCAAGATGGTGAAGTACCTGCTGGACAACAGAGCCGATCCCAACATCCAGGACAAGTCTGGGAAAACCGCCCTCATGCACGCCTGTAtccgaggggctgggggggatgtggtgtccctgctgctggagagtGGGGCAGACCCCAGCCTGGAGGACCACTCAGGAGCCTCAGCGCTGGTCCACGCCATCAATGCCGAGGacaaggctgtgctgcagcacctcctgaATGCCTGCAGAGCCAAGGGGAAGGAGGTGATCATCATCACCATGGACACATCGGCCTCTGGCACCAAGACGGCCAAGCAGTACCTGAACGTTGCCCCTGCACTGGAGTTCAAGGAGAAGGCTCCCCTCGAGGAGAGcacagccccttccagtgcccaCCTGAAAACTCCCATCTCAGCACCTTCCCCTGTCGAGAAGGAGAGCAAAAATCTCACCCCACACCCTTCTCACACTGGAGACACTGAGCCACCCTCCCCGGGCCAgagagctggcactgccaggagagcccaCCTGCCCCGGCTGAAGCGGCTGCGGTCAGAGCCATGGGGCCTGGTGGCACCCTCGGTGCTGGCGGCCTCCAGTCACCGCGACGACACGCGGGTCTGCGCTGACAGTGAGGTCATCACGGGCATCGGCGACCTCTCGCTCTCCAAAAAGCCCTCCCTCAcccggagcagcagcagcaagggaaGGGACCCCTCTCTCTTCCCCCCAGTGGATGAGCAGGCACTGGGGCCGCTGGCATGGAAAGCCACCCACGAGAAGAGCCCAGGCACCCACCCATGCCTGTCCCGGAGCATCACGGTCCCGGAGGAGCTGGAGAGCACCGGCACGGCcaccagctcagctgcagggaTGGACACTCCGCCCTGGTGGAGGCCAGGCACCGAACACAACGGGGACTCGCAGGTCACCGAGGCGGGGAAGGGGCCGTCCGAGAGGCGGAGGCTGAGCGCGTCCCAGCTGGCCTTGCTGGATGGTGTCTGTGACTCTCCCTCTGGCAGCACCAGCACATCGCCCAGCACCGGCCGGCGCCGGCCACCCGGCTTGCTGGAGAGGCGAGGATCCGGGACCCTGCTGCTGGACCACATCTCCCACACAAGGCCAGGATGTCTGCCCCCCTTGAACGTGAACCCCAACCCCCCGATTCCTGACATTGGCTCCAGCAAAGCCCCCTCCCcgctggctgctgggctgaaGCCGCTGGTGCCCCTCACACCCAGCTCGCCCAGGCGGGGCGATCTGAGAGCCCACAGGAAGCTCCTCCGCAGGCATTCCATGCAGGCAGAGCAGATGCGGCACCTCTCCGATTTTGAGGAGGTCGTGGCGCAGTAG
- the LOC137481559 gene encoding mesoderm posterior protein 1-like, protein MAHGRTLPATAPLQDWGARGPPDPLGYSSSSPAASPDSCGLASPAAARGPCRGHAAPRPRGRKGVRGGGGAGVPRQSASEREKLRMRRLAQALLRLRHYLPPALAPAGQTLTKIETLRLATRYIAHLSALLGLGRGAPAPRHCPLCPRGLGCCQDTDPRAASPPRAAGWGSPPMAGIPPELHGAPGMGTGAWGSPLCSPAAAGTAPEVLGGPELGLETWVSPPYTPAAGTLPDALGGPNIGMETWGSPSYIPATGTPPEVLGVSNVQTEIWGPPLYMSAVETSSELNKAVTSTASPWLTPPHSAGAGPPPELPGDVLDMGLVLSEFVGTGTVTQDLSADLLSLLEALLPAPPRH, encoded by the exons ATGGCCCACGGCCGCACGCTGCCCGCCACCGCCCCGCTGCAGGACTGGGGTGCCCGCGGACCTCCGGACCCCCTAGgctacagcagcagctctcccgCGGCATCGCCCGACTCCTGCGGCCTCGCGTCCCCCGCCGCGGCTCGGGGGCCCTGCCGCGGGCacgccgccccccgccccagGGGCAGGAAGGGGGTGCGGGGCGGCGGGGGAGCGGGGGTCCCGCGGCAGAGCGCCAGCGAGCGGGAGAAGCTGCGGATGCGGCGGCTGGCGCAGGCCCTGCTGCGGCTGCGGCACTACCTGCCGCCCGCGCTGGCGCCCGCCGGGCAGACCCTCACCAAGATCGAGACCCTGCGCCTCGCCACCCGCTACATCGCCCACCTCTCCGCCCTGCTGGGGCTCGGCAGGGGGGCGCCGGCCCCCCgacactgtcccctctgtccgCGGGgcctgggctgctgccaggACACGGACCCCCGCGCTGCTTCGCCGCCCCGCGCTGCGGGCTGGGGGTCGCCTCCCATGGCGGGGATCCCCCCGGAGCTGCACGGGGCTCCCGGCATGGGGACGGGTGCCTGGGGGTcacccctctgcagccctgctgctgcggGCACTGCCCCAGAGGTGCTTGGGGGTCCGGAGCTGGGGTTAGAGACCTGGGTATCCCCCCCCTACACCCCTGCTGCAGGGACCCTCCCAGATGCACTTGGGGGTCCGAACATCGGAATGGAGACCTGGGGGTCTCCCTCCTACATCCCTGCAACCGGGACCCCTCCAGAGGTTCTTGGGGTTTCCAACGTCCAGACGGAGATCTGGGGGCCACCCCTCTACATGTCTGCAGTGGAGACCTCCTCAGAGCTGAACAAGGCTGTCACCTCCACTGCGTCCCCCTGGCTGACCCCTCCTCActctgcaggggctgggccCCCCCCGGAGCTCCCTGGTGATGTCCTGGACATGGGACTGGTGCTGTCAGAGTTcgtgggcacagggacagtcacCCAG GATCTCTCTGCGGACCTGCTCTCACTGCTggaggctctgctccctgcaccGCCCCGGCACTGA
- the LOC137481629 gene encoding aminopeptidase Ey-like, with protein sequence MVATGGEEAWDFLWEKFKEAHVVSEADKLRTALSCSPHPWILNRYLQYTLDPTKIRKQDATSTINSIASNVVGQSLAWDFIRGNWRTLFTQYGGGSFSFSRLILAVTQRFSSEFELQQLEQFKKDNQDIGFGSGTRALEQALERTRANINWVKENQATVLDWFENEIKSR encoded by the exons ATGGTGGCCACGGGCGGGGAGGAAGCCTGGGACTTCCTCTGGGAGAAGTTCAAGGAGGCCCATGTGGTGTCTGAGGCTGACAAGCTCCGCACAGccctctcctgcagcccccaccCCTGGATCCTCAACCG GTACCTGCAGTACACCCTCGACCCCACAAAGATCCGGAAGCAGGATGCCACCTCCACGATCAACAGCATTGCCAGCAATGTCGTGGgccagtccctggcctgggaTTTTATCCGTGGCAACTGGAGGACGCTCTTCACCCA GTATGGGGgtggctccttctccttctcccgcCTGATTTTAGCTGTGACTCAGCGCTTCTCCTCAGAGTTTGAGCTGCAACAG ctggagcagttCAAGAAGGACAACCAGGACATCGGGTTTGGGTCGGGGACACGGGCGCTGGAGCAGGCACTGGAGCGGACCCGCGCTAACATCAACTGGGTGAAGGAGAATCAGGCCACGGTGCTGGACTGGTTTGAGAATGAGATCAAGAGCAGATAA
- the AP3S2 gene encoding AP-3 complex subunit sigma-2 isoform X2, translated as MINAILVFNNHGKPRLVRFYQHLAEEVQQQIIRDTFHLVLKRDDHICNFLECGSLFGGSDYKLIYRHYATLYFVFCVDSSESELGILDLIQVFVETLDKCFENVCELDLIFHMDKVHHILQEMVIGGMVLETNMNEIVAQVEAQGKLEKAEGGLSAAPSRAVSAVKNINLPEIPRNINIGDINIKVPNLSQFM; from the exons ATGATCAACGCCATCCTCGTGTTCAACAACCACGGGAAGCCGCGGCTCGTCCGCTTCTACCAGCACCTG GCAGAAGAGGTGCAGCAGCAGATCATCCGCGACACCTTCCACCTGGTGCTGAAGCGGGATGACCACATCTGCAACTTCCTGGAGTGCGGCAG CTTGTTCGGCGGCTCGGACTACAAGCTGATCTACCGCCACTACGCCACGCTGTACTTCGTGTTCTGCGTGGACTCCTCGGAGAGCGAGCTGGGCATCCTGGACCTCATCCAG GTGTTTGTGGAGACGCTGGACAAGTGCTTTGAGAATGTCTGTGAGCTGGACCTCATCTTCCACATGGACAAG GTCCACCACATCCTGCAGGAGATGGTGATCGGCGGGATGGTGCTGGAGACCAACATGAACGAGATTGTGGCGCAGGTGGAGGCCCAGGGCAAgctggagaaggcagag ggaggcctctcagctgctccttcccgcgCTGTGTCGGCTGTGAAGAACATCAACCTGCCCGAGATCCCCCGCAACATCAACATCGGGGACATCAACATCAAAGTGCCCAATCTGTCACAGTTCATGTGA
- the AP3S2 gene encoding AP-3 complex subunit sigma-2 isoform X1: MPRVTHGWHRAWPVTRSHGCHGRPPTVSSWQAEEVQQQIIRDTFHLVLKRDDHICNFLECGSLFGGSDYKLIYRHYATLYFVFCVDSSESELGILDLIQVFVETLDKCFENVCELDLIFHMDKVHHILQEMVIGGMVLETNMNEIVAQVEAQGKLEKAEGGLSAAPSRAVSAVKNINLPEIPRNINIGDINIKVPNLSQFM; encoded by the exons ATGCCCCGGGTCACCCATGGGTGGCACCGGGCCTGGCCTGTCACCCGGAGCCACGGGTGCCATGGGCGCCCACCCACCGTCTCGTCCTGGCAGGCAGAAGAGGTGCAGCAGCAGATCATCCGCGACACCTTCCACCTGGTGCTGAAGCGGGATGACCACATCTGCAACTTCCTGGAGTGCGGCAG CTTGTTCGGCGGCTCGGACTACAAGCTGATCTACCGCCACTACGCCACGCTGTACTTCGTGTTCTGCGTGGACTCCTCGGAGAGCGAGCTGGGCATCCTGGACCTCATCCAG GTGTTTGTGGAGACGCTGGACAAGTGCTTTGAGAATGTCTGTGAGCTGGACCTCATCTTCCACATGGACAAG GTCCACCACATCCTGCAGGAGATGGTGATCGGCGGGATGGTGCTGGAGACCAACATGAACGAGATTGTGGCGCAGGTGGAGGCCCAGGGCAAgctggagaaggcagag ggaggcctctcagctgctccttcccgcgCTGTGTCGGCTGTGAAGAACATCAACCTGCCCGAGATCCCCCGCAACATCAACATCGGGGACATCAACATCAAAGTGCCCAATCTGTCACAGTTCATGTGA
- the LOC137481627 gene encoding gonadotropin-releasing hormone II receptor-like — translation MAWLGNAGQDTLDAGRGHPDPGPAVGNSSVEPPSMTPPEWGCAWSPPEEKGEEPLRLPTFSPAAQVRVAVTFALFALSAGCNLAVLRAVGGRGSGRRPHIRLLLRHLAAADLLVTVVVMPLDAVWNITLQWRAGDLACRLLMYLRLLAMYASAFVTVVISLDRQAAILRPLAIARARARNRAMLHVAWILSAGLAVPQLFLFHTITLRPPHNFTQCTTRGSFPRAWHETLYNMVGFACLFLLPLLIMVCCYARILLEISRRMGSGLFSSQDASLRCSRNNIPRARLRMLRMSLVIVSSFILCWTPYYLLGLWHWFCPRAMEKRISPALTHILFIFGLFNACLDPITYGLFTIPLRGGCGCPCRHGPLAQPPSPATGSFRCSASSLPPQRGVQGVWRSQGAARDPSCHSSSL, via the exons ATGGCCTGGCTGGGGAATGCCGGGCAGGACACCCTGGACGCAG GTAGGGGCCATCCCGACCCAGGCCCTGCCGTGGGAAACAGCAGCGTGGAGCCCCCCAGCATGACGCCCCCCGAGTGGGGCTGCGCCTGGAGCCCCCCCGAGGAGAAGGGCGAGGAGCCCCTGCGGCTGCCCACCTTCTCCCCGGCCGCCCAGGTGCGCGTGGCCGTCACCTTCGCCCTCTTCGCCCTCTCGGCCGGCTGCAACCTGGCGGTGCTGCGGGCGGTGGGGGGCCGGGGCAGCGGCCGGCGCCCCCACATCCGCCTGCTGCTGCGGCACCTGGCCGCCGCGGACCTGCTGGTCACCGTGGTGGTGATGCCGCTGGACGCCGTCTGGAACATCACGCTGCAGTGGCGGGCGGGCGACCTGGCCTGCCGCCTGCTCATGTACCTGCGGCTGCTGGCCATGTACGCCTCCGCCTTCGTCACCGTGGTCATCAGCCTGGACCGGCAGGCCGCCATCCTGCGCCCGCTGGCCATCGCCCGCGCCCGCGCCCGCAACCGCGCCATGCTGCACGTGGCCTGGATCCTCAGCGCGGGGCTGGCCGTGCCGCAG CTGTTCCTGTTCCACACCATCACCCTGCGCCCCCCGCACAACTTCACCCAGTGCACCACGCGCGGCAGCTTCCCCCGGGCCTGGCACGAGACCCTCTACAACATGGTGGGCTTTGCCTgcctcttcctgctgcccctgctcaTCATGGTCTGCTGCTACGCCCGCATCCTGCTGGAGATCTCCCGCCGCATGGGCTCGGGCCTCT TCTCCTCGCAGGACGCGTCGCTGCGGTGCTCCAGGAACAACatcccccgggcccggctgcgCATGCTGCGGATGAGCCTGGTCATCGTGTCCTCCTTCATCCTCTGCTGGACCCCCTACTACCTGCTGGGGCTCTGGCACTGGTTCTGTCCCCGCGCCATGGAGAAGAGGATCTCACCGGCCCTCACGCACATTCTCTTCATCTTTGGCCTCTTCAACGCATGCCTGGATCCCATCACCTACGGGCTCTTCACCATCCCCCTCCGCGGGGGCTGCGGGTGCCCGTGCAGGCACggccccctggcccagcccccctccccagccaccGGCTCCTTCCGCTGCTCAGCCTCCTCCCTGCCACCCCAGCGGGGAGTCCAGGGGGTGTGGAGGTCCCAAGGGGCTGCCAGGGACCCCTCCTgtcacagcagctccctgtga
- the LOC137481624 gene encoding aminopeptidase Ey-like: protein MAGGFFISKTVGIVAIVLGLGAVATIIALSVVYAQEKNKGASDVGTSTTASPDTSTSTSTSTSTSTSTSTSTPAPNNPWNQWRLPATLKPEFYEVTLQPFLKPDANNMYIFKGNSSVVFMCEKATDLILIHSKKLNYTMQGSFHATLQAEGGGNAPAISRTWLETPTQYLVVQLDAPLQQGQRYRLSSSFTGELADDLAGFYRSEYTDESGSKQVVATTQMQAADARKAFPCFDEPAMKANFTVTLIHPSSYGAISNMPVKNTREQVIDGETWNVTEFDTTPRMSTYLLAFIVSRFKSVERKSEKTLIRIWGRPKAIAEGQGDYALNVTGFILSFFEEHYNTSYPLPKSDQVGLPDFNAGAMENWGLVTYRENSLLFDAAYSSIGNKERVVTVIAHELAHQWFGNLVTLRWWNDLWLNEGFASYVEYLGADSAEHSWNIKDLMVLNELHAVMATDALANSHPLSFREEEINTPAQISEVFDSISYSKGASVLRMLSSFLSEDVFKEGLQSYLHTFSYNNTVYADLWVHLQEAVKKNNVQLPDSISNIMDRWTLQMGFPVVTVDTHSGTVNQTHFLLDPTSPVDRPSVFNYTWIIPITWMTGSGPGNSIYWLTKDTATNNDFRLNSPSWLLLNLNVTGYFRVNYNQENWDQLLKQLDANHMVFPVINRAQIIDDAFNLARAKYVNVTLALNTTRFLSQETEYMPWQAALNSLQYFQQMFDRSEVFGAMSKYMHKQVTPLFNYYKNITKNWKDLPSGLMAQ, encoded by the exons ATGGCAGGCGGCTTCTTCATCAGCAAGACCGTGGGCATCGTGGCCATTGTTCTGGGCCTGGGCGCTGTGGCCACCATCATTGCACTCTCGGTGGTGTACGCCCAGGAAAAGAACAAGGGGGCATCAGATGTGGGCACCAGCACCACGGCCAGCCCCgacaccagcaccagcaccagcaccagcaccagcaccagcaccagcaccagcaccagcaccccTGCCCCCAACAACCCATGGAACCAGTGGAGGTTGCCGGCCACGCTAAAGCCAGAATTCTACGAGGTCACCCTGCAGCCCTTCCTGAAGCCCGATGCCAACAACATGTACATCTTCAAGGGCAACAGCAGTGTGGTCTTCATGTGTGAGAAGGCCACCGACCTCATCCTCATCCACAGCAAGAAACTGAACTACACCATGCAGGGCTCCTTCCATGCCACCTTGCAGGCAGAGGGTGGTGGCAATGCCCCTGCCATCTCCCGCACCTGGCTGGAGACTCCCACCCAGTACCTGGTGGTGCAGCTGGACGCTCccctgcagcagggccagcGGTACCGGCTGTCCAGCAGCTTCACCGGGGAGCTGGCCGATGACCTGGCTGGCTTCTACCGCAGCGAATACACGGACGAGTCAGGCAGCAA GCAGGTGGTAGCCACCACGCAGATGCAGGCGGCTGACGCACGCAAAGCTTTCCCCTGCTTCGACGAGCCGGCCATGAAAGCCAACTTCACAGTGACACTGATCCACCCCTCCAGCTATGGGGCCATTTCCAACATGCCTGTCAAAA ACACCAGGGAGCAGGTGATTGATGGAGAGACCTGGAATGTCACTGAGTTTGACACCACTCCCCGGATGTCCACGTACCTTCTGGCCTTCATTGTCAGCCGGTTCAAATCCGTGGAGAGAAAATCAGAGAAGACACTG ATTCGCATCTGGGGCCGCCCCAAAGCCATCGCCGAGGGCCAGGGTGACTACGCACTCAATGTCACTGGCTTCATCCTCAGCTTCTTCGAGGAGCATTACAACACGTCCTACCCGCTCCCCAAGTCTG ACCAGGTTGGCCTCCCCGATTTCAATGCGGGTGCGATGGAGAACTGGGGGCTGGTGACCTACCGGGAGAACTCGCTGCTCTTCGACGCTGCGTACTCCTCCATTGGCAACAAGGAGCGGGTGGTGACCGTCATCGCCCACGAGCTGGCACACCAG tgGTTTGGGAATTTAGTGACGCTGCGGTGGTGGAACGACCTGTGGCTGAACGAGGGCTTCGCCTCGTATGTGGAGTACCTGGGTGCTGACTCTGCTGAGCACTCCTGGAACATT AAAGACCTGATGGTGCTGAACGAGCTGCATGCGGTGATGGCGACAGACGCCCTGGCCAACTCCCACCCGCTCTCCTTCCGTGAGGAGGAGATCAACACCCCAGCCCAGATCAGCGAAGTCTTCGACAGCATCTCCTACAGCAAG ggagcATCGGTGCTGCGGATGCTCTCGAGCTTCCTTAGCGAGGACGTCTTCaaggaggggctgcag TCCTACCTCCACACCTTCTCCTACAACAACACTGTCTACGCTGACCTCTGGGTCCATCTGCAAGAG GCGGTGAAGAAGAACAACGTCCAACTGCCTGACAGTATCAGCAACATCATGGACCGCTGGACGCTGCAGATGGGCTTCCCTGTGGTGACTGTTGACACCCACAGCGGCACTGTCAACCAGACCCATTTTCTGCTGGATCCCACATCTCCTGTGGACAGACCCTCTGTCTTCAA CTACACCTGGATCATCCCCATCACCTGGATGACAGGCAGTGGCCCTGGGAACAGCATCTACTGGCTGACCAAAGACACAG CCACCAACAACGACTTCAGGCTCAACAGCCCCAGCTGGCTCCTGCTGAACCTCAATGTCACTGGGTACTTCCGTGTCAATTACAACCAGGAGAACTGGGATCAGCTCCTCAAGCAGCTTGACGCTAACCACATG GTCTTCCCTGTGATCAACCGTGCCCAGATCATTGATGACGCCTTTAACCTGGCTAG GGCCAAGTACGTCAACGTGACCTTGGCTCTGAACACGACACGGTTCCTGAGCCAGGAGACGGAATACATGCCCTGGCAGGCGGCGCTCAACAGCCTCCAGTACTTCCAGCAGATGTTTGACCGCAGCGAGGTCTTTGGGGCCATGTCG AAATACATGCACAAGCAGGTGACCCCTCTCTTCAACTACTACAAGAACATCACCAAAAACTGGAAGGATCTCCCCAGTGGCCTGATGGCCCAGTGA